From a single Hymenobacter sp. YIM 151500-1 genomic region:
- the treF gene encoding alpha,alpha-trehalase TreF: MKRPVTSQAPWGGLPRWVGVLLGCWLALGAAAQAPLTPRQLYPGLFEAVQLGRIYPDNKTFVDAVPRQPPAAIRRAWEQQSRQPNFNLRAFVEQHFVLPAPVGGSYRTRVQAGLNRHLDTLWTVLQRRQDTAVVEGSSLLPLPYPYVVPGGRFREVYYWDSYFTMLGLQASGRRELVRAMVDNFAYLIGRYGFIPNGTRTYYLTRSQPPFFSRMVLLLAPTPGPAADSVLRRYHPALVGEYRFWMAGADSLRPGTAHRSVVRLPSGEVLNRYWDLSDQPREESYQEDVTAAKRSPQPPAQFYRNVRAAAASGWDFSSRWFVPGQGLESIRTTSFVPVDLNCLLFQLEQLLARSSRAAGDASAARRYEQAAQARRQAVLRYCWDARAGWFVDYDWEQRRPSPVRTLAGMFPLESGLATPAQARQVAAALGRDFLKPGGLVTTLAATGQQWDAPNAWAPLQWMAIEGLTQYGHKELANTISGRWVTLNRRVFEQTGKLMEKYNVVNPNAPAGGGEYPLQDGFGWTNGVLLQLLQRYPETR, from the coding sequence ATGAAGCGCCCGGTTACTTCCCAGGCTCCTTGGGGCGGGTTGCCCCGCTGGGTGGGCGTCCTGCTGGGCTGCTGGCTGGCCCTGGGTGCCGCAGCCCAGGCTCCGCTCACGCCCCGGCAGCTGTACCCTGGCTTGTTTGAAGCCGTGCAGCTTGGCCGCATCTACCCCGACAATAAAACCTTTGTGGATGCCGTGCCCCGGCAGCCGCCGGCGGCCATTCGCCGGGCCTGGGAGCAACAGAGCCGCCAGCCGAACTTTAATCTGCGGGCCTTTGTGGAGCAGCACTTTGTGCTGCCGGCCCCGGTGGGCGGCTCCTACCGCACCCGCGTGCAGGCCGGGCTGAACCGCCACCTCGACACGCTCTGGACCGTGCTGCAACGGCGCCAGGATACAGCTGTGGTAGAAGGATCGTCCTTGCTGCCGCTGCCCTACCCGTACGTGGTGCCGGGCGGGCGGTTTCGGGAGGTGTACTACTGGGATTCGTACTTTACCATGCTGGGCCTGCAAGCCAGTGGCCGCCGGGAGCTGGTACGGGCTATGGTCGATAATTTTGCGTATCTGATTGGGCGTTACGGCTTTATTCCCAACGGCACCCGCACCTACTACCTCACCCGCTCCCAGCCGCCCTTCTTCAGCCGCATGGTGCTGCTGCTGGCCCCTACTCCCGGCCCCGCCGCCGACTCGGTGCTGCGGCGCTACCACCCGGCCCTGGTAGGGGAGTACCGGTTTTGGATGGCCGGCGCCGACTCCCTGCGGCCGGGCACGGCGCACCGCTCGGTGGTGCGTCTGCCCAGCGGCGAGGTGCTGAACCGCTATTGGGACCTGAGCGACCAGCCCCGCGAAGAGTCGTACCAGGAGGACGTGACGGCGGCCAAGCGCAGCCCGCAGCCTCCGGCGCAGTTTTACCGCAACGTGCGCGCCGCGGCGGCCTCGGGCTGGGACTTCAGCAGCCGTTGGTTTGTGCCGGGGCAGGGCTTGGAGTCTATTCGCACTACCAGCTTCGTGCCCGTCGATTTGAACTGCCTGCTCTTTCAGCTGGAGCAGCTGCTGGCCCGCAGCAGCCGGGCCGCAGGCGACGCATCAGCGGCCCGCCGCTACGAGCAAGCGGCCCAGGCCCGGCGCCAGGCCGTGCTGCGCTACTGCTGGGATGCCCGCGCCGGCTGGTTCGTGGACTACGACTGGGAGCAACGGCGGCCTTCGCCGGTGCGCACCCTGGCGGGCATGTTCCCGCTGGAAAGCGGCCTGGCCACCCCCGCCCAGGCCCGGCAGGTGGCTGCTGCCCTGGGCCGCGACTTTCTCAAGCCTGGTGGCCTCGTCACTACCCTTGCTGCTACCGGTCAGCAGTGGGATGCCCCCAACGCCTGGGCGCCGCTGCAATGGATGGCTATTGAAGGCCTGACTCAGTATGGGCACAAAGAATTGGCCAACACCATCAGTGGGCGGTGGGTGACGCTTAACCGCCGTGTGTTCGAGCAAACCGGTAAGCTGATGGAGAAATACAACGTCGTAAACCCCAATGCGCCGGCCGGCGGCGGTGAGTACCCGTTGCAAGACGGCTTCGGGTGGACCAACGGCGTGCTGCTTCAGCTCCTGCAACGCTACCCCGAAACTAGGTAA
- a CDS encoding SOS response-associated peptidase, which translates to MCGRYTTTAPRPVLEKRFEATFAAPEAAPNHNAAPSQQLPVVRNTEPGQIQLLQWGLLPGWVKDVQQAPKPINARAETLAEKPSFRQLLQRRRCLVPADGFYEWQAMPGSRGKVPYRILLRSEEPFAFAGLWDEWADRATGEVKPTFTIITTEPNSLMAPIHNRMPVILRGREAELAWLDDGLNAADHQALLAPYPAELMRAYPVSTLVNSPAHNSPEVLQPAAA; encoded by the coding sequence ATGTGCGGCCGCTACACCACTACTGCTCCCCGTCCGGTACTCGAAAAGCGTTTTGAAGCCACCTTCGCTGCTCCCGAAGCCGCACCCAACCACAACGCAGCGCCCTCGCAGCAGCTACCGGTGGTGCGCAACACCGAGCCGGGCCAGATTCAGCTGCTTCAGTGGGGCCTGCTTCCGGGTTGGGTCAAGGACGTGCAGCAGGCGCCCAAGCCCATCAACGCCCGCGCCGAAACCCTGGCCGAAAAGCCTTCGTTTCGGCAGCTGCTCCAGCGCCGCCGCTGCCTGGTGCCCGCCGATGGCTTTTATGAGTGGCAGGCCATGCCTGGCAGCCGGGGTAAGGTGCCGTACCGCATCTTGCTGCGCAGCGAGGAGCCCTTTGCCTTTGCAGGGCTGTGGGATGAATGGGCTGACCGGGCTACCGGAGAGGTGAAGCCCACGTTCACCATCATCACCACCGAGCCCAATTCCCTCATGGCGCCCATCCACAACCGCATGCCGGTGATATTGCGGGGCCGCGAGGCCGAGCTGGCCTGGCTCGACGATGGCCTGAACGCCGCCGACCACCAAGCCCTGCTGGCGCCCTACCCGGCCGAGCTGATGCGCGCCTACCCCGTTAGTACGCTGGTGAACTCGCCGGCCCACAATTCACCGGAGGTGTTGCAGCCTGCCGCCGCCTGA
- a CDS encoding carboxypeptidase-like regulatory domain-containing protein, translating into MKTFFYPLLFAALLVRAGQAVAQDAPAPVLADSAQVSAAPVAPAPEALPASTAATATPPAADADSTTRVLLTGYVLNEQQRPLQGATVLLKGTKEATSTDASGHYTLPVPPGTNTLQYDYAGYQGREVLASNFLPVTVTLMPADKARKRDRQ; encoded by the coding sequence ATGAAAACGTTCTTCTACCCTCTCCTTTTTGCTGCCTTGTTGGTGCGCGCCGGACAGGCCGTTGCGCAAGACGCCCCCGCTCCTGTCCTCGCCGACTCGGCCCAGGTCTCGGCGGCCCCAGTTGCCCCCGCTCCGGAAGCACTGCCCGCCTCAACGGCTGCTACCGCTACCCCGCCGGCCGCCGACGCCGACTCTACGACGCGGGTGCTGCTCACGGGATATGTGCTCAACGAGCAGCAGCGGCCCTTGCAGGGCGCCACGGTGTTGCTCAAAGGCACGAAGGAAGCTACCAGCACCGACGCCAGCGGCCACTACACGCTTCCCGTACCGCCCGGCACCAACACCCTGCAGTACGACTACGCCGGCTACCAGGGCCGCGAGGTGCTGGCCAGCAACTTCCTGCCCGTCACCGTCACGCTGATGCCCGCCGACAAAGCCCGCAAGCGCGACCGGCAGTAG
- a CDS encoding PAS domain-containing sensor histidine kinase, producing the protein MTSSLDLPEFYPQVLENLRQVFFVYDPAQQRVETVNAAYEQVMRRPRAQLNDELPHLVALLHPNDRAYAARCWQLWNAGRLNEQFELRLLHPDGAEQWLCVDPYHTVDARGQVLLSGLITDITASKEYINNANKFNAKKNATLEILSHDLAGPFAMLQQLAGYIEERVEPLHDETLIELLRVMHDTCRDSVNLIRDFVDNEFLESANVELKLERYDLVERLRLMMEEYKRSEEQLAKRFHYEASHPVIYAEVDENKFMQVMNNLLSNAIKFTREGGNIWVRVAQEPGYVLVSVTDDGVGIPQGMQPVLFERFTKARRPGLRGEKSTGLGMSIIKTIVELHQGTIQVQSVENQGSTFTIRLPDQLKS; encoded by the coding sequence ATGACCTCCTCCCTCGATTTGCCCGAGTTTTACCCTCAGGTGCTAGAAAATCTGCGTCAGGTTTTCTTCGTGTATGACCCGGCGCAGCAACGCGTAGAAACCGTAAACGCGGCCTACGAGCAGGTGATGCGCCGCCCCCGCGCCCAGCTCAACGACGAGTTGCCTCACCTGGTGGCCTTGCTGCATCCCAACGACCGGGCCTATGCCGCCCGCTGCTGGCAGTTATGGAACGCCGGCCGTCTCAATGAGCAGTTTGAGTTGCGCCTGCTGCACCCCGACGGCGCGGAGCAGTGGCTGTGCGTGGACCCTTATCATACGGTGGACGCTAGAGGGCAGGTGCTGCTTAGCGGCCTGATTACCGATATTACCGCTTCCAAGGAGTACATCAACAACGCCAATAAGTTCAACGCCAAGAAAAATGCTACCCTCGAAATTCTCTCGCACGACCTAGCCGGCCCGTTTGCCATGCTGCAGCAGCTGGCTGGTTACATTGAGGAGCGAGTGGAGCCCCTGCACGACGAAACCCTGATTGAGCTGCTGCGGGTGATGCACGACACCTGCCGCGACAGCGTAAACCTGATTCGTGACTTTGTCGACAACGAGTTTCTGGAATCGGCTAATGTGGAGCTGAAGCTGGAGCGCTACGACCTGGTGGAGCGGCTGCGCCTGATGATGGAAGAGTATAAGCGCAGCGAGGAGCAGCTGGCCAAGCGCTTTCACTACGAAGCCTCGCACCCGGTCATCTACGCTGAAGTCGACGAAAATAAGTTTATGCAGGTGATGAACAACCTGCTCAGCAATGCCATCAAGTTTACGCGGGAAGGTGGCAATATCTGGGTGCGCGTGGCCCAGGAGCCCGGCTACGTGCTGGTTTCCGTAACGGATGATGGTGTCGGCATTCCGCAGGGCATGCAGCCAGTGCTGTTTGAGCGGTTCACCAAGGCGCGCCGCCCCGGCCTGCGCGGAGAGAAATCAACGGGCCTGGGCATGTCCATTATCAAAACCATTGTGGAGCTGCACCAAGGCACCATTCAGGTCCAGAGCGTGGAAAACCAGGGCTCTACCTTCACCATCCGCCTTCCCGATCAGTTGAAGTCGTAA
- a CDS encoding carboxypeptidase-like regulatory domain-containing protein: MHYLYSLILALLLPAQLIATLPDAPAAPPTRRPQQEPGKDSCPTVTGRILDQNGQPLVGATVLVKGTLNVHTTNSEGQYVMRGPVTTGATLAVSAAGYSALDIPLTTCQISDISLTLLPGTRLRNNGRIKRTTATGKIKY, translated from the coding sequence ATGCACTACCTGTACTCCCTCATTCTGGCTCTTCTGCTGCCTGCACAGCTGATTGCCACCCTGCCTGATGCGCCGGCTGCCCCACCGACCCGCCGGCCCCAGCAAGAACCCGGCAAGGATTCCTGCCCCACTGTAACCGGCCGAATTCTCGACCAAAACGGGCAGCCGCTGGTAGGTGCCACCGTTCTTGTGAAAGGAACCCTCAATGTGCATACCACCAATTCGGAGGGGCAGTACGTGATGCGGGGCCCCGTAACGACGGGGGCTACATTGGCCGTAAGTGCCGCCGGCTACAGCGCCCTGGACATTCCGCTCACCACCTGCCAGATTTCCGACATTAGCCTTACGCTACTGCCTGGTACCCGCCTCCGGAACAACGGGCGCATCAAGCGCACCACCGCCACGGGCAAGATCAAATATTAG
- a CDS encoding carboxypeptidase-like regulatory domain-containing protein yields the protein MKRFLLLASFAALLTSPLAASAQRADATPALASERIALAEPAPKAAPAPTTRLGCAQFSGQVLNAQGQPLVGATVMLEGSRFPTITNSEGKYLLQEPVYQGQVLHIAAAGYVDQNIVLNSCEAPVVGLELAEGTRVKRNGKRAGQIVRFGQAYRQ from the coding sequence ATGAAACGTTTTCTACTTCTTGCCTCTTTTGCGGCCCTGCTGACTTCTCCGCTGGCTGCTTCCGCCCAACGCGCTGATGCCACTCCTGCGCTGGCTTCGGAGCGTATTGCCCTGGCCGAGCCTGCCCCGAAAGCAGCTCCGGCTCCCACCACGCGGCTGGGGTGCGCCCAGTTCAGTGGCCAAGTGCTCAATGCCCAGGGCCAGCCTCTGGTGGGTGCTACCGTGATGCTGGAAGGCAGCCGCTTCCCCACCATCACCAACTCCGAAGGGAAGTACCTGCTGCAAGAGCCCGTATACCAGGGCCAGGTGCTGCACATTGCCGCCGCCGGCTACGTCGACCAGAACATTGTGCTGAACAGCTGTGAGGCACCGGTGGTAGGCCTGGAGCTAGCCGAAGGCACCCGCGTGAAGCGCAACGGCAAACGTGCCGGCCAAATCGTCCGTTTCGGGCAGGCGTACCGCCAGTAA
- a CDS encoding HNH endonuclease: MLITPYLHRFTHLRVARSRQHGEAPYKPALLLAVLDGIEDGTIQDNRIHITPELLAAFRSLCRDLSTSALFRANDFFLPFYHLTGDRFWRLRTYPGLEVVLTASRSVKSFRSLRETVEYATLDPDLWLLLLEAPAREELRQALLRRYFPQTRHCYRPAAGTEAVQAIRRQMLEEPAAVYRTHLAPADELDTAVRSGLFKRVVLEAYDHTCAISGLKLVSTHTATPNPLLDACHIVPWAQSHDDTLPNGLALTPTLHRAFDRHLLWIDDTYRVCLADGFAEPAGAAHGIRQFEGRQLHLPPQPAWWPTVENLRMHRGRG; the protein is encoded by the coding sequence TTGCTGATTACCCCCTACCTCCACCGCTTCACCCACCTGCGCGTGGCGCGCAGCCGCCAGCACGGCGAGGCGCCGTATAAACCCGCTCTGCTGCTGGCCGTGCTGGATGGCATCGAAGACGGCACCATTCAGGACAACCGCATCCACATCACCCCGGAGCTGCTAGCCGCTTTCCGCAGCCTCTGCCGCGACCTGAGCACCTCGGCGCTGTTTCGGGCCAATGACTTTTTCCTGCCGTTTTACCACCTCACCGGCGACAGGTTCTGGCGCCTGCGTACCTACCCCGGCCTGGAAGTAGTGCTTACGGCCTCTCGTTCGGTCAAGAGTTTTCGGAGCCTGCGCGAGACGGTGGAGTACGCCACCCTCGACCCTGACCTGTGGCTTCTGCTGCTCGAGGCCCCGGCCCGCGAGGAGCTGCGCCAGGCCCTGCTGCGGCGCTACTTCCCGCAGACGCGCCACTGTTACCGCCCCGCCGCCGGCACCGAAGCCGTGCAGGCCATCCGCCGGCAGATGTTGGAGGAGCCCGCCGCCGTGTACCGCACCCACTTGGCTCCAGCCGACGAGTTGGACACCGCTGTGCGCAGCGGCCTATTCAAGCGCGTGGTGCTGGAGGCCTACGACCACACCTGCGCCATTTCGGGGCTGAAGCTGGTGAGCACCCACACGGCCACCCCTAACCCTCTGCTCGACGCCTGCCACATCGTGCCCTGGGCCCAGAGCCACGACGATACCCTCCCCAACGGCCTGGCCCTGACGCCTACCCTGCACCGCGCCTTCGACCGCCACCTGCTCTGGATAGACGATACCTACCGTGTCTGTCTCGCCGATGGTTTTGCGGAGCCCGCCGGCGCGGCCCACGGCATCCGGCAGTTTGAGGGCCGGCAGCTGCACCTGCCCCCGCAGCCGGCGTGGTGGCCGACCGTGGAAAACCTGCGAATGCACCGGGGCCGGGGATGA
- the tcmP gene encoding three-Cys-motif partner protein TcmP, producing MASTSTEDFFDEQTERSLVKSTIVAKYLYVWAKIIIPQVKNRAHPPKFAAYVDLFAGQGRYSNGQESTPLLVLRRAIEEADLQQHLQIVFNERDPKSYEKLKNEVNAFPGVDTIRHKPFFMNEQVGTGKIEQLFTRTDRPRPPMLVFVDPWGYNGLTIDLLTSILKLWACEVIIFFNYQRINPALSNSVFIENMALLFGEQRASTLRDELSRITEETKGKNRSAKREEAIIEAVEQALKERMAPHLSADESVYTVDYRFRDPKHGTRTTHHLIFATTNAHGFLKMKEVMAGESKKPSDSIGLFEYSPTKATDPLPQLQLFQPERPIDVLAEKLLAFFAGCTLSTKDIIYRHHTTGKYIGKNYKDALKLLEDQGRIVAFPAKSVRPQGTFGDQVQVSFVNLSSQTT from the coding sequence ATGGCTTCTACTAGTACCGAGGATTTTTTCGATGAACAAACTGAAAGGTCATTAGTCAAGTCAACCATCGTCGCTAAATATCTGTACGTTTGGGCAAAAATAATTATTCCACAAGTTAAGAACCGGGCTCATCCGCCCAAGTTTGCAGCTTATGTTGACTTATTCGCTGGGCAGGGGCGCTATAGTAATGGGCAAGAATCTACGCCACTGCTTGTGCTGCGTCGAGCTATAGAAGAAGCGGATTTGCAACAGCATTTACAAATCGTTTTCAATGAACGCGACCCTAAATCATATGAGAAACTTAAAAATGAGGTAAATGCATTCCCTGGTGTCGACACCATAAGACATAAGCCTTTTTTTATGAACGAGCAGGTCGGCACTGGAAAAATAGAGCAACTATTTACTCGTACAGACAGGCCTCGCCCGCCCATGCTAGTTTTTGTGGACCCATGGGGCTATAACGGCCTTACAATTGACTTACTCACCTCTATATTAAAACTTTGGGCTTGTGAAGTTATCATATTCTTTAACTATCAACGAATCAACCCTGCACTTTCTAACTCGGTCTTTATTGAAAATATGGCGCTATTATTTGGTGAGCAACGTGCTAGCACATTGCGTGATGAATTGAGCCGCATTACTGAAGAAACTAAGGGAAAGAACCGATCAGCTAAGCGGGAGGAAGCAATTATTGAAGCAGTAGAACAGGCCTTAAAGGAGCGAATGGCACCGCACTTGTCAGCCGATGAAAGCGTCTATACTGTAGACTATCGTTTTCGTGACCCAAAACATGGTACACGCACTACGCATCATTTGATTTTTGCTACCACAAATGCTCACGGGTTCCTCAAGATGAAAGAGGTGATGGCTGGCGAAAGTAAGAAGCCATCCGATTCGATAGGACTTTTTGAATATAGTCCTACTAAAGCCACTGACCCGCTACCGCAATTACAACTATTCCAACCAGAACGTCCTATCGACGTCTTGGCGGAGAAGCTACTTGCCTTCTTTGCCGGCTGTACTTTATCGACCAAAGACATCATATACCGGCATCATACAACAGGTAAATACATTGGTAAAAACTATAAAGACGCCTTAAAGCTCCTAGAAGATCAGGGGCGTATTGTAGCTTTTCCAGCTAAGAGCGTCCGTCCTCAAGGCACGTTTGGTGACCAAGTTCAGGTTTCCTTTGTTAATTTGAGTAGCCAAACAACTTAG
- a CDS encoding DUF5131 family protein, whose amino-acid sequence MAQSSIEWTEMTWNPTTGCDKISAGCKFCYAEVLTKRLNAMGQAKYANGFKLTLHEEEISRPLSWRKPKVVFVNSMSDLFHKDVPIEFIQRVFATMNNCPQHTFQVLTKRGDVLARMAEHLTWSDNIWMGVSVEDHRVVDRIDFLRSTPAQTKFLSLEPLIGPLPVLDLTGIDWIIVGGESGRKPRPMREEWVRDIQQQCAAAGVAFFFKQWGGVNKKASGRLLNGRTYDEMPVRPRVGQLTMAL is encoded by the coding sequence ATGGCCCAGTCGAGCATTGAATGGACCGAAATGACTTGGAACCCTACAACTGGGTGCGACAAGATTTCGGCTGGTTGCAAGTTCTGCTACGCGGAGGTGCTGACAAAGCGCTTGAATGCCATGGGGCAAGCTAAGTACGCCAATGGCTTTAAGCTTACGCTGCATGAAGAAGAGATAAGCCGCCCCTTAAGTTGGCGAAAGCCTAAAGTGGTTTTCGTTAACTCTATGAGCGACTTGTTTCACAAAGATGTTCCTATTGAGTTCATCCAGCGAGTATTTGCGACCATGAATAACTGTCCGCAACATACGTTTCAAGTGCTGACAAAGCGTGGCGACGTGTTAGCTCGCATGGCAGAGCACCTTACTTGGTCGGATAATATATGGATGGGCGTTTCAGTAGAAGACCACCGTGTGGTAGACCGAATTGATTTTCTACGTTCCACTCCTGCGCAAACCAAATTCCTCTCATTAGAACCGTTGATCGGGCCATTACCGGTCCTCGACCTAACAGGTATTGATTGGATAATTGTAGGTGGTGAGTCCGGCCGGAAACCTAGACCAATGCGTGAAGAATGGGTCCGCGACATCCAGCAACAGTGTGCAGCAGCAGGTGTTGCCTTTTTCTTCAAGCAGTGGGGTGGCGTAAATAAAAAAGCATCGGGACGTTTGCTTAACGGTCGGACTTACGATGAAATGCCAGTTCGGCCAAGGGTAGGACAACTAACTATGGCGCTCTAG
- a CDS encoding Fic family protein — protein sequence MSWHPSLLPPAEELETRTVLKKLTLAHRALAELKGVLGTIPTEEILLNTLPLQEAKDSSAVENIITTHDELFRAELRLEELPNQATKEVQNYAAALGLGFELVQKHGFLSVNHVARIQAELEHNNAGYRRLPGTTLKNQQTGEVVFIPPQDYDTIIALMGNLEQYLNDDALSDADPLVKMAVLHFQFESIHPFYDGNGRTGRILNILYLVLKGLLDLPVLYLSRYLIQHKADYYRYLQHVRDTGEWEPWLLYMLTGVEQTAHETIRLINDMRQLMQHTRQRLREYRFYSQDLLNNLFRHPYTKIEFVQQELGVSRLTASSYLNQLAEPGGLLQKYRLGKSNYYVNQPLFDLLARLA from the coding sequence ATGTCCTGGCATCCCTCCCTACTGCCACCAGCCGAAGAGTTAGAAACCCGCACTGTGTTGAAAAAGCTGACGCTGGCGCACCGGGCGCTAGCGGAGTTGAAAGGAGTGCTGGGCACTATCCCAACTGAAGAAATTCTGCTGAACACGCTGCCTTTGCAGGAAGCCAAGGACAGTTCGGCCGTGGAAAATATTATTACTACCCACGATGAGCTGTTTCGGGCGGAGCTGCGCTTGGAGGAGCTACCCAATCAAGCCACCAAAGAAGTGCAGAACTACGCGGCGGCGCTGGGGCTGGGCTTCGAGCTGGTGCAGAAGCACGGGTTTCTGAGTGTAAACCACGTGGCCCGGATTCAGGCCGAGCTGGAGCACAACAACGCCGGCTACCGCCGCTTGCCCGGCACCACGCTCAAAAACCAGCAGACCGGCGAGGTGGTCTTTATTCCGCCGCAGGACTACGACACCATCATAGCGCTGATGGGCAACCTGGAACAGTACCTAAACGACGACGCGCTGAGCGACGCCGACCCACTCGTAAAAATGGCCGTGCTCCACTTTCAGTTTGAGAGCATCCACCCATTCTACGACGGCAACGGGCGCACCGGCCGCATCCTCAACATTCTGTACCTGGTGCTCAAAGGCCTGCTCGACTTGCCCGTGCTCTACCTGAGCCGCTACCTGATTCAGCACAAAGCCGATTACTACCGCTACTTACAGCACGTGCGCGACACGGGAGAGTGGGAACCGTGGCTACTCTATATGCTGACGGGCGTAGAGCAAACCGCCCACGAAACCATCCGCCTCATCAACGACATGCGCCAGCTGATGCAGCACACGCGGCAGCGGCTGCGGGAGTACCGGTTCTACAGCCAGGACCTGCTCAATAACCTCTTTCGCCACCCGTATACCAAAATTGAATTCGTACAGCAGGAGCTAGGCGTAAGCCGCCTGACGGCCTCCAGCTACCTCAATCAATTGGCCGAGCCCGGTGGCCTGCTCCAGAAATACAGGCTAGGCAAGTCAAACTACTACGTCAACCAGCCGCTGTTTGACCTGTTGGCGCGGTTAGCTTAG
- the ettA gene encoding energy-dependent translational throttle protein EttA: MSDQPTIIFSMAGVSKVYPPQKQVLKNIYLSFFYGAKIGVLGLNGSGKSSLLKIIAGVDKQFQGEVVWSPGYSVGYLEQEPQLDPAKTVREVIEEGVAETVALLKEFDEINEAFGAEDADFDKLLERQGKVQERLDQLDAWNLDSKLERAMDALRTPPQEAVIGNLSGGEKRRVALCRLLLQEPDVLLLDEPTNHLDAESVLWLEQHLQQYKGTVIAVTHDRYFLDNVAGWILELDRGEGIPWKGNYSSWLEQKASRLAQEEKTESKRQKTLQRELEWVRMAPKARQAKSKARLAGYDKMVNTDAKEKEQKLELFIPDGPRLGAQVIEAEGLTKAFGDKLLFENLSFNLPQGGIVGIIGPNGAGKTTLFRLITNQMQPDAGTFEVGPTVQTAYVDQQHDTLDPNKTVFETISGGTETMLLAGRPVNARAYVSNFNFRGGDQEKKVGNLSGGERNRVHLATTLKQGANLILLDEPTNDLDVNAIRALEDALENFAGCAVIISHDRWFLDRLATHILAFEGDSQVVWFEGNFSDYEEAKRKRLGDVEPKRVRYRSLG, from the coding sequence ATGAGCGACCAGCCCACCATCATTTTCTCCATGGCCGGGGTAAGCAAGGTTTACCCGCCCCAAAAACAGGTTCTCAAAAACATCTACCTCTCCTTCTTCTACGGTGCCAAAATCGGCGTGCTCGGCCTCAACGGCTCGGGTAAGTCGTCGCTGCTCAAGATTATTGCCGGGGTTGACAAGCAGTTTCAGGGCGAGGTGGTATGGTCGCCGGGCTACTCGGTGGGCTACCTAGAGCAGGAGCCCCAGCTCGACCCGGCCAAGACCGTGCGCGAAGTCATTGAGGAAGGCGTGGCCGAGACGGTAGCCTTGCTCAAAGAGTTCGACGAAATTAACGAGGCCTTCGGGGCCGAAGACGCCGACTTCGACAAACTGCTCGAGCGCCAAGGTAAGGTGCAGGAACGCCTCGACCAGCTCGATGCCTGGAACCTCGACTCCAAGCTGGAGCGGGCCATGGATGCCCTGCGCACGCCCCCGCAGGAAGCCGTCATCGGCAACCTCTCGGGCGGTGAGAAGCGCCGCGTGGCCCTGTGCCGCCTGCTGCTGCAAGAGCCCGACGTGCTGCTGCTCGACGAGCCCACCAACCACCTCGACGCCGAGAGCGTGCTGTGGCTGGAGCAGCACTTGCAGCAGTACAAAGGCACCGTCATTGCCGTAACCCACGACCGGTACTTCCTCGACAACGTGGCCGGCTGGATTCTGGAGCTGGACCGCGGCGAGGGGATTCCGTGGAAGGGCAACTACTCGTCGTGGCTGGAGCAGAAAGCCTCGCGCCTGGCCCAGGAAGAGAAGACCGAGAGCAAGCGCCAGAAGACCCTGCAACGGGAGCTGGAATGGGTGCGCATGGCCCCTAAGGCCCGCCAGGCCAAGAGCAAAGCCCGCCTGGCCGGCTACGACAAGATGGTGAACACCGATGCCAAGGAGAAGGAGCAGAAGCTGGAGCTGTTCATCCCCGACGGCCCGCGCCTGGGCGCCCAGGTCATCGAGGCCGAGGGGCTGACCAAGGCCTTCGGCGACAAGCTGCTGTTCGAGAACCTGTCTTTCAACTTACCCCAGGGCGGCATCGTGGGCATCATCGGGCCGAACGGGGCCGGCAAAACCACCCTGTTCCGCCTCATCACCAACCAGATGCAGCCCGATGCCGGCACCTTCGAGGTGGGACCCACCGTGCAGACGGCCTACGTGGACCAGCAGCACGACACGCTGGACCCCAACAAAACGGTGTTCGAGACGATATCGGGCGGCACCGAAACTATGCTGCTGGCCGGCCGCCCCGTAAATGCCCGCGCCTACGTGAGCAACTTCAACTTCCGGGGCGGCGACCAGGAAAAGAAAGTAGGCAACCTCTCGGGCGGGGAGCGGAACCGGGTGCACCTGGCCACCACCCTCAAGCAGGGCGCCAACCTCATCCTGCTCGACGAGCCCACCAACGACCTCGACGTAAACGCCATCCGGGCCCTGGAAGACGCCCTGGAGAACTTTGCCGGCTGCGCCGTCATCATCAGCCACGACCGGTGGTTCCTGGACCGCCTGGCCACCCACATCCTGGCCTTCGAGGGCGACTCGCAAGTGGTCTGGTTCGAGGGCAACTTCTCCGACTACGAAGAAGCCAAGCGCAAACGCCTCGGCGACGTGGAGCCCAAGCGCGTGCGGTACCGGAGCCTGGGGTAG